One window from the genome of Leucobacter aridicollis encodes:
- a CDS encoding APC family permease, which yields MSKYDLGDADPATRTLDSVSGISKKGLESGTVGVMGALVIGLSVCAPAYTLTSAIGPAASEVGYQTPAIFLMGFLPMLLVAIGYRALNTAMPDSGTSFTWATRAFGPWIGWMAGWGLIAATVLVLSNLAGIAVEFLFQSIAIIADNPDIALLSDNKFINIAVCLGFMAIATFISYRGMTSTKIFQYITVFFQVAVMLWFATAMFIGAADPANTEGKLPELSWFNPLEVSSFSAFAAGIAVSIFVYWGWDTVLTMGEETKKSKGRMSTESKAAMILVLILVVMYVGTAAATVAYAGIGDGPTGLGNTDIAENVFAALAHPVMGPAAIFLSLAILVSAMASINSTAISPARTLLAMSHYGAIPASIKKIHPKHKSPYVALFLSSIVASVFYAIMRFISEDVLWDTITALGMMVCFYYGITALASTWYFRKLAPREGLGSLLSKVILPGLGGLLLLVVFVQTTIDSLDPAAGSGSNIAGIGLVGLIGIVMLGLGVVLMVIQSRVSPRFFKGQVLSTTDATNDTSALELFDDGLDG from the coding sequence ATGAGTAAATACGACCTCGGCGACGCCGACCCGGCTACCCGAACACTCGATTCAGTTTCGGGTATCAGCAAAAAGGGTCTCGAATCCGGCACCGTGGGTGTGATGGGCGCGCTCGTCATCGGTCTTTCGGTCTGTGCACCCGCGTACACGCTGACGTCGGCCATCGGCCCGGCAGCAAGTGAGGTCGGTTACCAGACTCCCGCGATCTTCCTCATGGGCTTCCTGCCCATGCTGCTCGTCGCAATCGGCTACCGCGCGCTGAACACTGCGATGCCAGACTCGGGCACATCGTTTACGTGGGCGACCCGCGCATTCGGGCCCTGGATCGGCTGGATGGCCGGCTGGGGCCTCATTGCTGCCACCGTGCTCGTGCTCTCAAACCTCGCCGGCATCGCGGTTGAATTCCTGTTCCAATCCATCGCGATCATTGCTGACAATCCTGACATCGCGCTCTTGTCGGACAACAAGTTCATCAACATTGCCGTCTGCCTCGGCTTTATGGCGATCGCAACGTTCATCTCGTACCGGGGCATGACCTCGACGAAGATCTTCCAGTACATCACCGTCTTCTTCCAGGTAGCGGTCATGCTGTGGTTCGCGACAGCCATGTTCATTGGCGCCGCTGATCCCGCGAACACGGAGGGCAAGCTGCCCGAACTCTCGTGGTTCAACCCGCTCGAGGTCTCATCCTTCAGCGCATTTGCCGCCGGCATCGCTGTCTCAATCTTTGTCTACTGGGGCTGGGACACTGTGCTCACCATGGGTGAAGAAACCAAGAAGTCCAAGGGGCGCATGTCGACCGAGAGCAAGGCTGCGATGATCCTCGTGCTGATCCTTGTCGTCATGTACGTCGGCACCGCCGCGGCGACAGTCGCATACGCCGGAATCGGTGACGGCCCCACGGGCCTCGGAAACACCGACATTGCAGAGAACGTCTTCGCCGCGCTCGCACACCCGGTGATGGGCCCCGCCGCGATCTTCCTGTCGCTCGCGATCCTCGTCTCGGCGATGGCCTCGATTAACTCGACAGCAATCTCGCCCGCACGGACGCTCCTCGCCATGTCGCACTACGGCGCGATCCCCGCGTCAATCAAGAAGATTCACCCGAAGCACAAGTCGCCCTACGTCGCGCTTTTCCTCTCCTCGATCGTTGCGTCGGTCTTCTACGCGATCATGCGCTTCATCAGCGAGGACGTGCTCTGGGACACCATCACCGCGCTCGGCATGATGGTCTGCTTCTACTACGGCATTACGGCGCTCGCGAGCACCTGGTACTTCCGTAAGCTGGCGCCGCGCGAGGGCCTCGGGTCGCTGCTCTCGAAGGTCATCCTTCCAGGCCTCGGCGGACTCCTGCTGCTCGTTGTCTTCGTGCAGACGACCATCGACAGCCTTGACCCGGCAGCCGGTTCGGGCAGCAACATCGCTGGCATCGGGCTCGTCGGCCTGATCGGCATCGTGATGCTCGGCCTCGGCGTCGTGCTCATGGTCATTCAGTCGCGCGTCTCGCCCCGATTCTTCAAGGGCCAGGTGCTGAGCACCACTGACGCGACGAACGACACGTCGGCGCTGGAGCTCTTCGACGACGGCCTCGACGGCTAG
- the dapB gene encoding 4-hydroxy-tetrahydrodipicolinate reductase encodes MSASVTSVAVAGASGRLGALICDVVENHPDFELSARLSSRSGADDGADAQIFIDVTTPESSPALVERAVRRGQRVLVGTSGWSAERLSDLEELVAEVDGAGVIVVPNFSLGSVLGTALAQIAAPYFDSIEVIEAHHQGKIDSPSGTAVRTAELMAGARAHAGREPIDAPFADQRARGELVAGIPVHSLRLAGVVARQEVRFGGAGEVLTVQHDTYSGESYVAGIRAGLEAVRDAAGLTVGLNRVLGLGAGL; translated from the coding sequence ATGAGTGCGAGTGTGACGAGTGTTGCGGTTGCTGGGGCGTCAGGGCGGCTCGGTGCGTTGATCTGTGATGTGGTCGAGAACCACCCCGACTTTGAGCTGTCAGCTCGGCTCTCGAGCCGGAGTGGGGCCGACGACGGCGCTGACGCCCAGATCTTCATCGACGTCACGACGCCCGAGTCGTCGCCTGCCCTCGTCGAGCGTGCGGTCAGGCGTGGACAGCGGGTTCTCGTCGGGACGAGTGGGTGGTCGGCCGAACGGCTGAGCGACCTCGAAGAGCTCGTAGCCGAGGTCGACGGCGCCGGAGTCATTGTCGTTCCGAACTTCTCGCTTGGCTCAGTGCTCGGGACGGCGCTCGCGCAGATCGCAGCACCCTACTTCGATTCAATCGAGGTCATTGAGGCCCACCACCAGGGAAAGATCGACTCACCGTCGGGAACGGCCGTGCGCACCGCCGAGCTCATGGCTGGCGCCCGAGCGCACGCGGGCCGGGAACCCATCGACGCGCCATTTGCCGATCAGCGCGCACGCGGGGAACTCGTCGCTGGAATTCCAGTACACAGCCTGCGGCTCGCAGGCGTCGTTGCGCGGCAGGAAGTTCGGTTTGGAGGAGCCGGAGAAGTACTCACCGTGCAGCACGATACCTACTCAGGCGAGAGCTACGTCGCCGGGATTCGGGCTGGGCTCGAGGCCGTGCGCGACGCGGCGGGTCTCACCGTTGGGCTCAACCGAGTCCTCGGCCTCGGAGCTGGCCTGTGA
- a CDS encoding biotin carboxylase encodes MTAAQRPQATLRTLDEIKTYLAESPQPIFYLSRSATNLLGVDRAVKGFSYITLSDSWDGKNPRCFSPSNVPKLEPRGNINVVNWLLQNDQVQAHIRTHTPAGFTPQIAIAMFDEESERLCAELGYELIMPSIKLRKHLDSKIVTTELGNEAETYSVPNILTTVSGWDDLRAQAEKHDLGENLVIQLPYGDSGRTTYFVSSRADFDRIASEISGSGASAPTIKVMRYINHQPLATEAVITSAGTVVGPVLREITGHPELTRYKGGWAGSEMYPSLVSDETRARVSGVVQRFCDRLAQEGYRGILEVSTLLDTDTGEVYLGELNPRISGSSSHSNLQGLSTAPGNAETHPALPLFAFHVLEYSGTDFTLDLDAIHAESSAAVAGQTWSTLVIQHQRPQTERTTVAPRTGRYRIGAGGSLEFVSPDIDWQEIDEPNEAFWFRSSGPGEIVSQGVDIGMLITRRRSQEDHYALTEGTKELIPSILGKYEGKKVPTIQRYWRAGLRRLRGE; translated from the coding sequence ATGACTGCTGCTCAGCGCCCCCAGGCGACGCTCCGCACTCTCGACGAGATCAAGACATACCTCGCAGAGTCCCCGCAACCGATCTTCTATCTCAGCCGAAGCGCGACGAACCTCCTTGGCGTCGACCGTGCCGTGAAGGGTTTCAGCTACATCACGCTGAGCGACAGCTGGGACGGCAAGAACCCGCGTTGCTTCTCCCCAAGCAACGTGCCAAAGCTCGAACCGCGCGGCAACATCAACGTTGTGAACTGGCTGCTCCAGAACGACCAGGTTCAGGCGCACATCCGTACGCACACGCCGGCCGGCTTTACGCCGCAGATCGCGATCGCGATGTTCGATGAGGAATCAGAGCGACTGTGCGCTGAGCTCGGGTACGAGCTCATCATGCCGTCGATCAAGTTGCGAAAGCACCTTGACTCGAAAATTGTCACAACCGAGCTCGGAAATGAGGCCGAGACGTATAGCGTGCCGAACATCCTCACGACTGTCTCTGGTTGGGACGACCTCCGCGCGCAGGCAGAGAAGCACGACCTGGGCGAGAACCTCGTGATCCAGCTTCCCTACGGTGACTCTGGCCGCACGACGTACTTTGTCTCATCGCGCGCTGACTTCGATCGCATCGCCAGCGAAATCTCGGGTTCGGGCGCCTCGGCGCCGACGATCAAGGTGATGCGCTACATCAACCACCAACCGCTCGCGACCGAGGCCGTGATCACGAGCGCGGGAACCGTCGTCGGCCCTGTCCTCCGTGAGATCACCGGGCACCCAGAGCTCACGCGCTACAAGGGCGGTTGGGCAGGCAGCGAAATGTATCCGTCACTTGTGAGCGACGAGACGCGCGCTCGGGTCTCGGGCGTCGTTCAGCGCTTCTGCGACAGGCTGGCGCAGGAGGGCTACCGCGGCATTCTCGAAGTGAGCACGCTGCTTGATACCGATACTGGCGAGGTGTACCTCGGCGAGCTCAATCCGCGCATTAGCGGATCCTCTTCACATTCGAATCTGCAGGGCCTCTCGACTGCGCCAGGAAACGCCGAAACTCATCCGGCGCTGCCGTTGTTCGCGTTCCACGTGCTTGAGTATTCGGGGACTGACTTCACGCTTGACCTCGACGCGATCCACGCTGAAAGCAGCGCGGCCGTCGCGGGCCAAACCTGGAGCACGCTCGTGATTCAGCACCAGCGCCCTCAAACAGAGCGCACGACTGTCGCCCCACGCACCGGCAGGTACAGGATCGGCGCTGGGGGCTCCCTCGAGTTCGTGTCTCCTGACATTGACTGGCAGGAGATCGACGAGCCAAACGAGGCCTTCTGGTTCCGCAGCAGCGGCCCGGGTGAGATCGTCTCGCAGGGCGTCGACATCGGCATGCTGATTACACGTCGCCGTTCGCAGGAGGACCACTACGCCCTCACCGAGGGCACGAAGGAGCTGATCCCTTCGATTCTCGGTAAGTACGAAGGCAAGAAGGTTCCAACGATCCAGCGCTACTGGCGTGCGGGACTTCGCCGCCTCCGCGGCGAGTAG